The proteins below are encoded in one region of Planctomycetaceae bacterium:
- the nuoL gene encoding NADH-quinone oxidoreductase subunit L: protein MSETLKQQILWLIPLAPLCAAVLIALPGPRLLKARSHLFCWAGLGVAFVCSLVLTLHILPSQQSSAPAQAAIAHSGPTSDDSGGHVSGEIAAAKPAITGIGYLWLQVGSVSVRIDLQADMMTAMMLSMVTGVSLLVALFGAGYMRHDPGYPRFFAAVSLFVFSMCMLVLSGSFLMLFVFWEAVGLCSYLLIGFWFQKPSAAAAAKKAFVVNRVGDFGLIAGILLIWQTFGSLAFDDILNQPALLAATGAAHPERITLICLCLFLGAMGKSAQFPLSVWLPDAMEGPTPVSALIHAATMVTAGVYLVARCTPLFVLAPQAQLAVSGIGAVTALIAALTALTQTDLKRVLAYSTVSQLGYMFMALGAAAAGAELATSAVTAGMFHLLTHAFFKALLFLAAGSLMHAMGDVIDMRRFGGLRKALPVTHWTFLCGAAALAGLPLMSGFWSKDDILAVLAEASRHAEYGSFFLTIRFVAIVTALLTAFYAFRAYFRTFHGDERFPEEAGDHPHEATAIMAWPLRILAVLAVGAGLLLGPTHAFASRMQMSGGLQAAESHGLHWGVMAVSTLVAVAGVAAAWWMYVAAPGVPRTFARRMGPLYRLSLNKFYLDEILNGFIVLPIVALSKLAVALDRYLIDGLLDAAGSVPRWIGQWPRLLHNGLLSAYAGVMLIGVVTAVVVVLTCF from the coding sequence ATGTCTGAAACTCTGAAACAACAGATTCTCTGGCTGATCCCGCTCGCTCCACTGTGCGCTGCGGTACTGATCGCGCTGCCGGGACCGCGGCTGCTGAAAGCCCGCAGTCATCTGTTTTGCTGGGCCGGACTGGGCGTGGCGTTCGTGTGTTCGCTGGTGTTGACACTGCACATTCTTCCTTCGCAGCAGTCGTCAGCGCCCGCGCAAGCTGCGATTGCACACAGCGGTCCGACGAGTGATGACAGCGGCGGTCACGTTAGCGGCGAGATCGCTGCCGCCAAACCTGCGATCACGGGAATCGGCTATTTGTGGCTGCAGGTCGGGTCAGTGTCGGTCCGCATTGATCTGCAGGCGGACATGATGACAGCCATGATGCTCAGCATGGTCACCGGAGTTTCGCTGCTGGTGGCGCTGTTCGGCGCCGGATACATGCGGCACGATCCAGGTTATCCCCGATTCTTCGCAGCGGTATCCCTGTTCGTGTTTTCGATGTGCATGCTGGTGCTGTCCGGCAGTTTTCTGATGTTGTTTGTGTTTTGGGAAGCGGTCGGACTTTGCAGCTACCTGCTGATCGGGTTCTGGTTTCAAAAACCGTCGGCTGCCGCTGCCGCGAAGAAGGCGTTTGTCGTCAATCGTGTCGGCGACTTCGGATTGATTGCCGGAATTCTGCTGATCTGGCAAACGTTCGGTTCACTGGCGTTCGACGACATCCTGAACCAACCGGCGCTGCTGGCGGCCACGGGGGCTGCTCATCCCGAACGGATCACGCTGATCTGCCTGTGTCTGTTTCTGGGAGCGATGGGCAAGTCGGCTCAGTTTCCGCTGTCGGTCTGGCTGCCGGATGCGATGGAAGGGCCCACACCCGTCAGTGCTCTGATTCATGCGGCGACGATGGTCACCGCCGGCGTTTACCTTGTGGCCCGCTGCACTCCGCTGTTCGTGCTGGCTCCGCAGGCTCAACTCGCTGTTTCCGGAATCGGCGCGGTCACGGCGCTGATCGCGGCACTGACGGCGCTGACGCAGACAGATCTGAAGCGAGTGCTGGCGTATTCCACCGTCAGTCAGCTCGGCTACATGTTCATGGCGCTGGGTGCCGCGGCAGCCGGAGCCGAACTGGCAACGTCAGCCGTCACCGCGGGGATGTTTCATCTGTTGACGCACGCGTTCTTCAAGGCGCTGTTGTTTCTGGCTGCGGGAAGCCTGATGCATGCGATGGGAGACGTCATCGACATGCGCCGCTTCGGCGGACTGCGAAAAGCCCTTCCGGTGACTCACTGGACGTTCCTTTGCGGCGCCGCGGCGCTGGCGGGGTTGCCGCTGATGTCCGGCTTCTGGAGCAAGGACGACATCCTGGCGGTCCTGGCGGAAGCGTCGCGTCACGCCGAGTATGGTTCGTTTTTCCTGACCATCCGATTCGTCGCGATCGTCACCGCGCTGCTGACCGCGTTCTACGCGTTTCGAGCGTACTTCCGAACATTCCACGGCGACGAACGATTCCCGGAAGAAGCCGGCGATCATCCTCACGAAGCGACCGCGATTATGGCGTGGCCGCTGAGAATTCTGGCGGTCCTGGCGGTCGGAGCCGGCTTGCTGCTGGGACCGACTCACGCATTTGCATCGCGAATGCAGATGTCCGGCGGACTGCAGGCCGCGGAATCACACGGACTTCACTGGGGCGTTATGGCCGTCAGTACGCTTGTCGCTGTCGCGGGAGTCGCGGCGGCATGGTGGATGTATGTGGCGGCTCCCGGCGTGCCGCGAACGTTCGCGCGGCGCATGGGACCGTTGTATCGCCTGTCGCTGAATAAGTTTTACCTCGACGAAATCCTGAACGGCTTCATCGTGCTGCCGATTGTGGCACTTTCGAAGCTGGCCGTCGCTCTGGATCGATATCTGATTGACGGATTGCTTGACGCCGCCGGTTCCGTTCCGCGATGGATCGGACAGTGGCCGCGACTTCTGCACAACGGACTGCTTTCCGCGTATGCCGGAGTCATGTTGATCGGTGTCGTCACAGCCGTCGTCGTTGTGTTGACGTGTTTCTGA
- the nuoK gene encoding NADH-quinone oxidoreductase subunit NuoK, translated as MTHDAEQFLLIGAGLFVLGTIGFITRRNLIVMILSAEMMLHGVSLTLVTFGHMHRNFEGQAFTIFSLTIAACEAGLALSLVLALYRQSHSLDIRNWTGLRDPDTTPVSASAAEADRNFEMDSEPGPLRVEPRLTPAGSVPAASRCPASFS; from the coding sequence ATGACTCACGACGCGGAACAATTCCTGCTGATCGGCGCCGGGTTGTTTGTGCTGGGCACGATTGGCTTCATCACGCGACGAAACCTGATCGTCATGATTTTGTCGGCGGAAATGATGCTGCACGGAGTGTCGCTGACGCTGGTGACGTTCGGTCATATGCACCGAAATTTCGAAGGCCAGGCGTTTACGATTTTCAGCCTGACAATCGCCGCCTGCGAAGCGGGACTGGCGCTATCGCTCGTGCTGGCGCTGTACCGGCAGTCGCATTCGCTGGATATCCGAAATTGGACCGGACTGCGCGACCCCGACACCACCCCGGTTTCCGCGTCCGCGGCCGAAGCCGACCGCAACTTCGAAATGGATTCTGAACCGGGACCGCTCAGGGTCGAACCCCGACTGACGCCTGCCGGTTCCGTGCCTGCGGCGAGTCGCTGTCCGGCGTCGTTTTCCTGA
- a CDS encoding NADH-quinone oxidoreductase subunit J, which yields MNAWLNLHPLQVTAVLLWVAGVLWLMPVTRRTTQRPKLPGLLLTVAGVFAFTGSGGHLSGDLVADGLFWLFGSGALVCGVLTITSRSAEYSALWFALVTLCTCGLFLLRSAPFLAAATMIVYAGAVIVTFLFVVMLAQQAGHSACDQRSHQPLLTTLAAFALLLAIIATMQNGSRQPVIEVTAMNSLSAVDEQHPAGSLQGLGRTLFSDYLFAVELAGTVLLIAAVGAIAIAPGRSNDSR from the coding sequence GTGAACGCGTGGCTGAATCTTCATCCGCTGCAGGTGACTGCTGTGCTGTTGTGGGTCGCGGGAGTTCTGTGGCTGATGCCGGTAACTCGCCGGACAACTCAGCGACCGAAACTGCCGGGGCTGCTGTTGACCGTAGCAGGTGTGTTTGCATTCACCGGTTCCGGCGGACACCTGTCGGGCGATCTGGTCGCGGATGGACTGTTCTGGCTGTTCGGCAGCGGCGCACTGGTTTGCGGCGTATTGACGATCACCAGCCGGTCCGCCGAATATTCCGCGCTGTGGTTTGCTCTTGTGACACTGTGTACGTGCGGGCTGTTTCTGTTGCGAAGCGCACCGTTTCTGGCGGCGGCGACGATGATCGTCTACGCGGGAGCCGTCATTGTGACGTTCTTGTTCGTCGTCATGCTGGCTCAGCAGGCCGGGCACTCAGCCTGTGATCAGCGATCACATCAGCCGCTGCTGACCACGCTCGCGGCATTCGCGCTACTGCTGGCCATCATTGCGACAATGCAGAACGGCTCCCGGCAGCCGGTGATCGAAGTCACCGCCATGAATTCACTCAGCGCTGTCGATGAACAACATCCAGCCGGAAGTCTGCAGGGGCTGGGTCGAACGCTGTTCAGTGACTATCTGTTTGCCGTCGAATTGGCGGGGACCGTGCTGCTGATTGCCGCAGTCGGAGCCATCGCGATTGCGCCGGGACGGAGCAACGATTCGCGATGA
- a CDS encoding NADH-quinone oxidoreductase subunit I produces MTESHSQTTAAPAADTSASARPASHASSTTKKSVMWLEEPEIGFWESTFVPAIVEGLKTTFQHVVRRDTVTQQYPEVSPDLPTHYRGVHRLNRDEQDRVKCVACMMCATACPARCIEIEAAAAPDDWPDRDKFPASFVLDELRCIYCGMCEEACPVDAIELTHIFDLTGDTRDSMIFDREKLLRIFDQTRHNGRDPVRTHRGVLGPASDFDNLPTVAPATSVPSSDRAARTSSPGVIGECGTNESRGRYGSTKLGDAP; encoded by the coding sequence ATGACGGAATCTCATTCACAGACGACCGCCGCACCGGCAGCGGACACTTCCGCGTCCGCACGGCCGGCGTCTCATGCATCGTCAACTACGAAGAAGTCCGTGATGTGGCTGGAAGAACCGGAAATCGGGTTCTGGGAATCCACGTTTGTTCCCGCCATCGTAGAGGGACTGAAGACGACGTTTCAGCACGTTGTTCGGCGGGACACGGTGACTCAGCAGTACCCGGAAGTTTCACCCGATCTGCCGACGCATTACCGCGGCGTTCATCGTCTGAATCGAGACGAACAGGACCGTGTGAAGTGCGTCGCGTGCATGATGTGTGCGACCGCGTGTCCGGCCCGCTGCATCGAAATCGAAGCGGCGGCGGCTCCCGACGACTGGCCGGATCGCGACAAGTTTCCCGCGTCGTTTGTACTGGACGAGCTGCGCTGCATTTACTGCGGGATGTGCGAAGAAGCGTGTCCCGTGGATGCCATTGAACTGACTCACATTTTCGATCTGACCGGAGACACCCGCGATTCCATGATCTTCGACCGGGAAAAACTGCTCAGAATTTTCGACCAGACCCGGCACAACGGCCGCGACCCCGTGCGAACGCATCGCGGAGTACTCGGTCCGGCATCTGACTTCGACAACCTGCCCACGGTGGCTCCCGCGACGTCCGTTCCGTCATCCGATCGAGCGGCCCGGACATCAAGTCCCGGCGTGATCGGTGAATGCGGCACGAACGAATCCCGCGGCCGGTACGGTTCCACCAAGCTGGGAGACGCGCCGTGA
- the nuoH gene encoding NADH-quinone oxidoreductase subunit NuoH: MSETLISLLTIGIVVAAVPGVCNYLILLERKLSAWMQDRIGPNRVGPAGLFQPIADGIKLLLKEEVIPAHVDRVLYLMAPLISVFTTMLALAVVPFGPVQDAPSWLRFIIAPNIDIGLVFIFAVTSVAVYGIVLGGWASNNKYSALGAMRASAQVVSYEIPLGMSVLGIALLSNSLNLEQILDQQAAGGFFGWNIWYQPLACLLFFTSSLAEANRLPFDLAECEQELVGGWHTEYSALKWAMFFLGEYTHVITISFLTSILFFGGWHFPGIATPESTYFGAWLVKLAVLLTKVFASIWLIIMLRWTIPRFRFDQLMELAWKVMIPLAVTNVVMVMFVRHFELSRWWLLAGSLVLFTAWGVISTNLRAAAAERRSTVTPEQRRALRGVAPFVAGPLPGTAEPYEHDSKIDLMNIAAMSRRSERP, from the coding sequence ATGTCTGAAACCCTGATTTCATTATTGACGATCGGAATCGTAGTCGCCGCCGTACCGGGCGTGTGCAACTATCTGATTCTGCTGGAACGCAAGCTGAGCGCCTGGATGCAGGATCGTATCGGTCCGAATCGCGTCGGTCCGGCCGGTCTTTTTCAACCGATCGCGGACGGCATCAAGCTGCTGCTGAAGGAAGAGGTGATTCCGGCGCACGTCGACCGCGTGCTGTACCTGATGGCTCCGCTGATTTCCGTGTTTACAACGATGCTGGCCCTGGCAGTCGTGCCGTTTGGTCCTGTGCAGGATGCTCCGTCGTGGCTGCGTTTCATCATCGCGCCGAACATTGACATCGGGCTAGTGTTCATCTTTGCCGTGACCAGCGTCGCCGTTTATGGAATTGTGCTGGGCGGCTGGGCGTCGAACAACAAGTACAGCGCGCTGGGAGCCATGCGGGCGAGTGCTCAGGTCGTGAGCTATGAGATTCCGCTGGGCATGTCAGTGCTGGGCATCGCGCTGCTGTCGAACTCTCTGAACCTGGAGCAGATTCTGGATCAGCAGGCCGCGGGAGGCTTCTTCGGCTGGAACATCTGGTACCAGCCACTCGCCTGCCTGCTGTTCTTTACGAGTTCTCTGGCCGAAGCCAATCGGCTGCCGTTTGACCTGGCGGAATGCGAACAGGAACTCGTCGGCGGCTGGCATACGGAATACAGCGCTTTGAAGTGGGCCATGTTCTTTCTCGGCGAATACACACACGTCATCACGATCAGCTTTCTGACATCGATTCTGTTCTTTGGCGGCTGGCATTTTCCCGGGATTGCCACGCCGGAAAGCACGTACTTCGGAGCCTGGCTGGTCAAGCTGGCCGTGCTGCTGACGAAGGTGTTCGCGTCGATCTGGCTGATCATCATGCTGCGGTGGACAATTCCCCGCTTCCGGTTTGACCAACTGATGGAACTGGCCTGGAAGGTCATGATCCCGCTGGCTGTGACCAATGTTGTGATGGTGATGTTCGTGCGGCATTTTGAACTCAGCCGCTGGTGGCTGCTGGCAGGTTCGCTCGTACTGTTCACGGCATGGGGCGTCATCAGCACGAATCTCCGCGCGGCAGCAGCCGAACGGCGCTCTACCGTAACGCCCGAGCAGCGACGGGCACTGCGAGGAGTCGCCCCGTTTGTCGCGGGTCCACTTCCCGGGACTGCCGAACCGTACGAACACGATTCGAAGATCGACCTGATGAACATTGCGGCCATGTCGCGCAGATCGGAACGGCCATGA
- a CDS encoding molybdopterin-dependent oxidoreductase, whose translation MAIVTINNQPVEIGADECLNCIQAAQRVGVEIPAYCWHPELSVVASCRMCLMEVGERKSDGTVQMQPKLVPGCQTPARDGTVIISDSPKVKEARKATLEYLLLNHPLDCPVCDQAGECFLQDYSFRYGRGYSRLDEPKNIKPDKEHIGDQITLFTDRCIMCTRCVRFTREVSGTSELHVVSRGTHEEIDVFPGYPCNNKLAGNVVDLCPVGALCSSDFLYKQRVWWLKTSSSVCPGCSTGCSVFLDQNEDRVYRLRPRPNPAAQGSFMCDDGRFGWKYTLSEHRLTVPQQRSDGRMVTSDWDCVLHSVRSALRLPASSKDGGLAAVLSPWMTVEEAWLLGSLLTSISNDAMLALGPVRSDGEDDQYPKDVDGRVVEPVRFTIRAEKCPNRVGVEAVLRHFCGTVPTFEELLRQASRNSFRTVYLVGGDPEGWISESQADAFSKTDQVIVQDILPSPILKYASHVLPSGTFVERDGTFVNHNGLAQMIRRSVRGPDNTRADNRLLWELSGRIGLFDGDSLRREIASAVPELAGLVGPNLKGQGTPAASPQTAEALST comes from the coding sequence ATGGCCATCGTGACGATCAACAATCAGCCCGTCGAAATCGGCGCGGACGAATGTCTGAACTGCATCCAGGCAGCTCAGCGCGTCGGCGTTGAAATTCCTGCGTACTGCTGGCATCCGGAATTGTCGGTCGTCGCCAGTTGCCGCATGTGTCTGATGGAAGTCGGAGAACGCAAATCTGACGGCACCGTTCAGATGCAGCCGAAGCTGGTGCCCGGCTGTCAGACACCAGCCAGGGACGGCACCGTGATTATTTCCGACAGTCCCAAAGTGAAGGAAGCCCGCAAAGCCACCCTGGAATACCTGCTGCTGAATCATCCGCTGGACTGTCCGGTATGTGATCAGGCGGGTGAGTGTTTTCTGCAGGACTACAGTTTTCGCTACGGTCGCGGCTACAGCCGGCTGGACGAACCAAAAAACATCAAGCCGGACAAGGAACACATCGGCGACCAGATCACGCTGTTCACCGATCGCTGCATCATGTGTACTCGCTGCGTCCGGTTTACTCGCGAAGTCAGCGGTACGTCCGAACTTCACGTCGTCAGCCGCGGAACTCACGAAGAGATCGACGTGTTTCCGGGTTATCCGTGCAACAACAAACTGGCCGGCAACGTTGTGGATCTGTGTCCCGTTGGAGCCTTGTGCAGCAGCGACTTTCTGTACAAGCAGCGAGTCTGGTGGCTGAAAACAAGTTCCTCCGTGTGCCCCGGCTGCAGTACGGGCTGCAGTGTTTTCTTGGATCAGAACGAAGATCGCGTGTACCGGCTTCGTCCGCGACCGAACCCGGCGGCTCAGGGAAGTTTCATGTGCGACGACGGCCGCTTCGGCTGGAAGTATACGCTGTCCGAACACCGGCTGACGGTTCCTCAGCAGCGTTCCGACGGCCGAATGGTCACGTCCGACTGGGACTGCGTGCTGCATTCGGTTCGATCGGCGCTAAGGCTGCCCGCGTCATCTAAGGATGGTGGTCTCGCGGCCGTGTTGTCGCCGTGGATGACGGTCGAAGAAGCCTGGCTGCTGGGAAGTCTGCTGACGAGCATTTCGAACGACGCAATGCTCGCTCTGGGGCCGGTTCGCAGCGACGGCGAAGACGATCAGTATCCGAAGGATGTCGATGGCCGCGTCGTCGAACCGGTAAGGTTCACGATTCGAGCCGAGAAGTGTCCGAATCGAGTCGGGGTCGAAGCTGTTCTGCGTCACTTCTGCGGAACGGTACCGACGTTTGAGGAACTGCTGCGGCAAGCGTCCCGGAACAGCTTCCGCACCGTCTACCTCGTCGGCGGCGACCCGGAAGGATGGATTTCCGAATCACAGGCCGACGCGTTTTCGAAAACGGACCAGGTGATTGTGCAGGACATCCTGCCGTCGCCGATTCTGAAGTACGCAAGCCACGTGCTGCCGTCCGGCACGTTTGTTGAACGTGACGGAACGTTCGTCAATCACAACGGACTCGCGCAGATGATTCGCCGATCCGTGCGGGGTCCGGACAACACACGCGCGGACAATCGACTGCTGTGGGAACTCAGCGGGCGAATCGGCTTGTTCGACGGTGATTCACTGCGGCGTGAAATCGCGTCCGCCGTTCCGGAACTTGCCGGACTGGTCGGTCCCAACCTGAAGGGACAGGGAACACCGGCGGCATCTCCGCAAACGGCCGAGGCACTTTCCACCTGA
- a CDS encoding NADH-ubiquinone oxidoreductase-F iron-sulfur binding region domain-containing protein, which produces MTKILDRIRSGHGRPEDPDLLLEVAGSMGIIPGTTICGLSDGAAWPVKNAIRKFRSDFDDYIRGHRSTVTSAQQLMSVH; this is translated from the coding sequence ATGACGAAGATCCTGGATCGCATTCGTTCCGGGCATGGCAGACCGGAAGACCCGGATCTGCTGCTGGAAGTGGCAGGTTCCATGGGCATCATTCCCGGCACCACAATCTGCGGCCTGTCCGATGGAGCTGCCTGGCCGGTGAAAAACGCGATCAGGAAATTTCGCAGCGACTTTGATGACTATATTCGCGGACATCGTTCCACCGTCACGTCCGCTCAGCAATTGATGTCGGTGCATTGA
- the nuoF gene encoding NADH-quinone oxidoreductase subunit NuoF, with protein sequence MTSFEPVLLARINTPDSTSLQGYRADGGYGQLKAILERAPAEVTNLIKDSGLRGRGGAGFSCGLKWTFLPKDHPGPIYLCVNADESEPGTFNNRVLMERDPHQLLEGIIIACRAIRSNHAYIYLRFEYGRCYRVLDQAIRECYAAGLLGKNILGTGFDLDIVLHRGAGAYICGEETGLIESLEGKRAWPRIKPPFPAIEGLFRKPTIVNNVETLCCVTQILRRGVDWFKSIGVPPDPANPRDPGSYGPKLYCISGHVNHPCCVELPLGVTARELIEEHAGGVWKGRKAKAVVPGGISMGFLSADELDTKLDFAGPAKVGCLGLGTAAVVVVDDQTSMVDVLYNCCRFMSHESCGQCTPCRKAPRG encoded by the coding sequence ATGACCTCCTTTGAACCCGTTTTACTGGCCCGCATCAATACGCCCGACAGCACCTCGCTGCAGGGATATCGCGCGGACGGTGGCTACGGACAATTGAAGGCAATCCTGGAACGTGCCCCGGCGGAGGTCACAAATCTCATAAAGGACTCCGGACTGCGGGGCCGCGGGGGAGCCGGTTTTTCATGCGGTCTGAAATGGACGTTCCTGCCCAAGGATCATCCGGGCCCGATCTATCTGTGTGTCAACGCCGACGAAAGCGAGCCGGGTACGTTCAACAACCGCGTTCTAATGGAACGCGATCCGCATCAGTTGCTGGAGGGCATCATCATTGCCTGCCGAGCCATCCGTTCCAATCACGCCTACATCTATCTGCGGTTTGAATATGGCCGCTGTTATCGTGTGCTGGACCAGGCGATTCGCGAGTGCTACGCGGCCGGATTGCTGGGGAAGAACATCCTTGGGACCGGCTTCGATCTGGACATCGTCCTTCATCGGGGCGCCGGAGCCTACATCTGCGGCGAAGAAACAGGTCTGATTGAAAGTCTGGAAGGCAAGCGCGCCTGGCCGCGAATCAAGCCACCGTTTCCGGCCATTGAGGGACTGTTTCGCAAACCCACGATCGTCAACAACGTTGAAACGCTGTGCTGTGTGACTCAGATCCTGCGCCGCGGAGTCGACTGGTTCAAGTCGATCGGAGTTCCTCCCGACCCCGCGAATCCCCGTGATCCAGGAAGCTACGGCCCAAAGTTGTACTGCATCAGCGGTCACGTCAATCATCCCTGCTGCGTTGAACTACCGCTGGGAGTCACCGCCCGCGAACTGATTGAAGAACATGCCGGCGGTGTCTGGAAGGGGAGGAAAGCCAAAGCAGTCGTTCCCGGCGGCATCAGCATGGGTTTTCTGTCGGCGGACGAATTGGACACGAAGCTGGACTTCGCCGGTCCCGCGAAAGTCGGGTGTCTGGGTCTGGGAACCGCCGCAGTTGTTGTCGTCGACGATCAGACCAGCATGGTCGACGTTCTCTACAACTGCTGCCGGTTTATGTCGCACGAATCCTGCGGCCAGTGTACTCCCTGCCGCAAGGCACCGCGTGGATGA
- a CDS encoding NAD(P)H-dependent oxidoreductase subunit E — MVVLNEELRDRIRSEFPKYPNKRAVTLPALHIVHDAQRCVSRQAIVEIAELLELHPSEVHDTMSFYNFFKPEQNPLGTHRVWVCRSISCALRGGEELWESLCRRLDVCPGHRTADGRITLEFAECLGACEGAPCMLVDEDCHANMTADSAVELLNALD; from the coding sequence ATGGTCGTTTTGAACGAAGAACTGCGGGACCGCATTCGCAGCGAGTTTCCGAAATACCCGAACAAGCGAGCCGTCACACTGCCCGCGCTGCACATTGTTCATGACGCTCAGCGGTGTGTGTCTCGTCAGGCGATTGTCGAGATCGCGGAACTATTGGAACTGCATCCGTCCGAAGTTCACGACACGATGTCGTTCTACAACTTCTTTAAGCCGGAACAGAATCCTCTGGGAACGCATCGTGTCTGGGTCTGCCGCAGTATTTCCTGTGCCCTCCGCGGCGGCGAAGAATTATGGGAATCACTGTGCCGGCGACTGGATGTGTGTCCCGGACACCGGACTGCGGATGGAAGGATCACACTGGAATTCGCCGAATGCCTGGGAGCCTGTGAGGGTGCTCCATGCATGCTTGTCGATGAAGACTGCCATGCAAATATGACCGCTGACTCCGCGGTGGAGTTGCTGAACGCGCTGGACTGA
- the nuoD gene encoding NADH dehydrogenase (quinone) subunit D, which translates to MPLTPVENPETESGEREYVWTLNFGPQHPATHTTLRLLLTLDGERVVDAVPHIGYLHSGFEKLGEHLDFNQYVTIVDRMNYVSPLANEIAWHHAVEKLLGIELTPRARYLRTILAELMRLHDHLLNVGTTALDLGGFTAFLYAFRQREHIYDLVEHASGQRFHSSYTRVGGVLFDVNREWVDRARKFAQQLPKTHSEIHHLLTRNRIFVERTKGVGFLSREDAIDFGATGPVARASGVERDLRRDEPYLAYDDLDFNVVCSTGGDCYARYLVRMQEILESLKIIEQAINNIPAGPVNIDVASDMVLPAKPAVYRSIEGLIQHFEVLMPNRGYDVPREQIYAATESPNGELGFFIVSDGNTRAYRARTRPPSFVHFAMFPHMIRNHQLSDVVAVLGSINIIAAELDR; encoded by the coding sequence ATGCCTCTGACGCCCGTCGAAAATCCTGAGACTGAATCCGGCGAACGCGAGTACGTCTGGACGCTCAACTTCGGTCCTCAGCATCCGGCCACGCACACGACTCTGCGGCTGCTGCTGACGCTGGACGGGGAACGCGTGGTGGATGCCGTTCCGCACATCGGCTACCTGCACAGTGGTTTCGAAAAGCTCGGCGAGCATCTGGATTTCAATCAGTATGTCACCATCGTCGATCGCATGAACTATGTGTCTCCGCTGGCCAACGAGATCGCGTGGCATCACGCGGTCGAAAAACTGCTGGGGATCGAACTGACTCCGCGAGCCCGATATCTGCGAACAATTCTGGCCGAATTGATGCGGCTGCATGACCATCTGCTGAATGTCGGCACGACCGCGCTGGATCTGGGCGGATTCACGGCGTTTCTTTATGCGTTTCGGCAGCGGGAACACATTTACGACCTCGTGGAACACGCTTCCGGCCAGCGTTTTCACAGCAGCTACACACGCGTCGGCGGCGTGTTGTTTGACGTCAACCGGGAATGGGTCGATCGCGCGAGGAAGTTTGCTCAACAGCTGCCAAAAACACATTCGGAAATCCATCACCTGCTGACTCGAAATCGAATCTTCGTCGAGCGAACAAAAGGCGTCGGCTTTCTCAGCCGTGAAGACGCGATCGATTTTGGCGCCACAGGTCCCGTTGCTCGGGCCAGCGGCGTCGAACGAGATCTGCGCCGGGATGAACCTTACCTCGCGTACGACGATCTGGACTTCAACGTGGTCTGTTCGACGGGAGGCGACTGCTACGCCCGGTATCTGGTCCGGATGCAGGAAATTCTGGAGAGCCTGAAAATCATCGAGCAGGCGATCAACAACATTCCGGCCGGACCGGTCAATATTGACGTCGCCAGCGACATGGTGCTGCCGGCCAAACCGGCCGTGTATCGCAGTATTGAAGGGCTGATTCAGCACTTCGAAGTTCTGATGCCCAATCGCGGCTATGACGTGCCGCGCGAACAGATCTATGCGGCGACGGAATCGCCCAACGGAGAACTGGGGTTCTTTATTGTCAGCGACGGTAACACGCGGGCGTACCGCGCCAGAACCCGGCCGCCGTCGTTTGTTCACTTCGCAATGTTCCCGCACATGATCCGCAACCATCAGCTCAGCGATGTCGTCGCGGTGCTGGGAAGCATCAACATCATCGCGGCGGAACTGGATCGCTGA
- a CDS encoding NADH-quinone oxidoreductase subunit C, with product MSDTATLTTRFPTLKESEFRDNRRFDVSADHVFALLTALKLEFHFDMLIDVTAVDFLEYQGAKDRFGVIYQLLNTATSERLTVRTTVNLPEPQLQSVSSLWRGADWLEREVFDMFGIRFVGHPDLRRILLPDEFTAHPLRKDYPLKGRGERHNFPVLTRAES from the coding sequence ATGTCTGACACCGCAACACTCACGACTCGCTTCCCGACGCTGAAGGAATCCGAGTTTCGCGACAACCGCCGATTCGACGTGAGCGCCGACCACGTGTTCGCGCTGCTGACGGCGCTAAAGCTGGAATTCCACTTCGACATGCTGATCGATGTCACCGCCGTCGACTTTCTGGAGTATCAAGGCGCCAAAGACCGGTTCGGCGTGATCTATCAGTTGCTGAATACGGCGACGTCAGAACGGCTGACCGTGCGCACGACCGTTAATCTTCCCGAACCTCAGCTTCAGTCGGTGTCTTCCCTTTGGCGCGGCGCTGACTGGCTGGAACGAGAAGTGTTCGACATGTTCGGGATCCGGTTCGTCGGCCATCCGGATTTGCGGCGGATCCTGCTGCCCGACGAATTCACTGCTCATCCGTTGCGGAAGGATTATCCGCTGAAGGGTCGTGGTGAACGACACAATTTCCCGGTCCTGACGAGAGCCGAAAGCTGA